TTCTCCACACATGTTTATGTTGTGCCTTTTATCTATGTTTGTTTTTGTGTCTGCCTCATATGCATAGGTAACCTAGCTACTTATTaagtgaaaaattgtatttgtcATGCATGTATGGCTTGTGTGTATCTCAATTGTTCTTTAGTTTTTCTTATTTAGGTACTTCATTTTTATATAGTGCTTTTGAAATTCTAATGGGAAATATTACTCGTGCTTATTCTATctcatttctttttattaatcatttgcaacttttaactttattttttaacctttttgttttattatcgAACATGTCTTTTTTATGATCATGAGTttgcttatttttttataaatggaaACTAATGTAAAGATTATCTTGGCTTAGGAATATTTGAGAAGTGTCAAACCAAGAGGAGATATTGGCTCAATTTCTTGGTACATGTCCAAGATGTGTCTAATAAGTGTTTCTTAACCATCTAGTTCTTTGGAAAGAGCATTCAATTATacttaaatatcttttttttctttttatggaattaatcttaaatatctaaattatctatttaaatCTAATTGCATGTTGTCTCAATAAAACTACAGTGATAGGTCTTGCACAAAATATTGTGGGGAGCAAAAGtgtttagtaaaatataataattgaaatttataaatttcatataattttatcaaagattcaaaataacatcaacacaaaaTTAAGATATAGTATATAAAAAGTAACATGCACATCAAATGAAAGTTGTGTCATTCGTTCTTCTAAAGCcttaaaatcatcaataattaaattagaactaaagttttcatttttttttcaatacaaaGCATCATATTGTTAGCAACAAATTCATCCTCCATATTGTTAGACAGTCTTGTCTTGAAAACTTTCATTGCTGAAAATGATATTTCTCTAGTAGTTGTAGAAATCAGAAGAGTTGAGATAAGACGAACTAGCCgatcaattaaataatatgtatatgtctttcctatattttttagagttttacACAATTCAAATATAGTCGAAAAGTTATTCAAATTTGGATGACTAACAACAACATCAAGAATAAAGTGTCCCAATtgaaatctcaaattaattttctcttaCTTATTAAAATCAAGATGATATGTTTACAAGAGCACATATATTATCCAAATAAAATTCTTTGTAAATATCCTTAAGAACCAAACTAATGCTTAGACTCAAAAGCTCTGTTGTTTGCGCACAAAACTCACTATGATGTGATCATGTTGATGACGAGCGCACCATTCGCGTTCTATATAAATAGAATTACAATAAGAGAAATCAATATCCTGTTGTTCACAAAATAATATCACGTTTTTCAATAAATCATCCCAACCATCATCTCTCAActtataaattaatgtttttgtaCCGTTGGCTAATTGCATTGCATTAAGTATATTTTGAGATTTCTGTTGTAAAGCCTGACAAAGATTATCTTTAATTCCCATAATCTTTTTCTTCATGTGCAAAATCAATATGAATTCAAATGATTTCATAAGCTTATGAGCAACATTAGCATTCCCACGTGTAGAATACATGTTCTACTTCTTATAGTATCTTTAAGAATCGCACAAGTTAGATTATACAAATTTACCATActataaatagaagaaaaatatgaGCTCTAACGAGTATCTCCTGCTCATTTCAAATTGCAAATATGTTTTTGTCCGCTACAATTTTCAAGTTCACCGATCTACAACAAAGTTGAAATCTACTCTAATATAGAATTTTGCAATTCATTATGACACTTACTAGAGGATCATACAACattgataataaatttaattgtggAAAGAAATCATGAATGGGGAAAACTTCTCAAGAAGcaataacaaaagaaaattgCAATCTATGTGCAAAACAATGTATATAATAACCATAAGGACAAATCTTTGAGAAATCATGCTTGTAATTCATTTAACTCCCCTCTCATATTACTAGCACCATAGTACCTTGCCcacatatatttaaaacatcaaGACTATGTTGAGAAAATACATCACAAATGGCTTTTTTAAGAGTAATAGCCATAGTGTCATTAACATGCACAAgaccaaaataatattattgtataaATCCATTTTTATCCACAAACCTCAAAATAATAACCATTTGCACCTTTAGAGATTAATCACGCAATTAATCCACAATTATACTAAATTTAGAATCATCAATCTCTTCTCAAATATAGCTTTTCATTTTACTAGCCATGATATGCAAAATTTCCTTTTGAATTTTACTTTTCCAAGTTCATCGATGTATGATGCAAAGAGTTTGACCATTTCAAGAAAGTTATCTCTATTTTTGTTGATTAGATCGACACTCTTCACATTAAAGACATTTTTTATGTGTAGATTGATTGAACAAGTCTTGAGAAGCTTTTATTGCATTATTATGAAATGAACAAAGACTTTCTCCAATATGTTTAAGAAAAGCACGACTTTTTCCAACATTGACTTTTTTCATGTTTTACATCATTTTCTAGTGAAGACGTCAAATACAGAGTTTCCACTTGGTTTTGTACGAAACAAGTAAAAAAGCAAACAATAAGCATCATCATTAGTTTAAGAGTATTCTGGCCATGAAGGGAACATTTTGAACCAAGATGTTTGAAATCGTCTTTGATGCTTATCTCCATTTAGGGGATACTTTTCAATTACACATTAATAAGGACCCCAATTAAGATTACGTTCTAAACAACTAACATCAAAGTTATCCATGGTGATTTTTTGAATCTTGCAAGGTTGCTCATCCAGTTGAACTATTTGATCATTAGAAGGATCCTTTTCAAGTGTCAATGTTGAAGCtttacaattttcatttttgttggaaacttttttcttgaaaaatgcaTCAATTTTCTTGTTTAAACATCGCATCACTcctaaaatacacaaattaactATACAACAATAACTTAGTAACATAAAAAAAACCAGAATCACATACACTTTAAGACAAgcaaatcacaaagtaaaatAGTTCACATATTCACAATCTCACTCCCACACTACACAAATCGGTGAAAACAATTCACAATCACAAATACAATTCATACACACTAGTTCACAATCCTACACTAAAATAATTCACAACTAACAAATAGTAGAAGaggaaaagaataaaaatatgaaaaatctaATAAGTGAGAGTCCAAGAGTAAGAACCTAAAAAGTCTAAGAAGTAAATAGTCCAAGAGTAAGACCAAGAGGTGGCGCTGTGAGCATGCGACTGCAAGAGCATGATGGAGAGGCTACGACACTCGTCGCAAAGCAGGGAGATCGGTGATGCAAGAAGAGAGAGTGAGATAGACGACGCGGGGAAGAGGGATAAGCAAACAACGCCAACTAGAGGTAGGTCAAAGACCACGAACAAGATGGAGAGACGAGCGTGAGGGAGCAATCGTAGCAGAGAAGAGAAGGAAAGTTGAACAAAGCACAGAGAGAATGGAATAGTAAATGGGTTCCTCGAGGCCCTAAAAATTTAAGGGATATTTTAGTAACTCATCActattattttagtaatttattattattatttatataaaaaatattaagagatgcCAGGGCTCACTACTGCTCACTAGTGGATAATGAAAAAAGGTCTAAAGGCTATAAAGTCCAATTAAataatacttaaaataaaaatccaactaatataaattttactCCTAActtaaatatctaaattatttatttaaatctaattgtatgttttattattcctaaaaggaaaatatttgataatCCAAAATTTGATCGGACAGTAAATAAATCGAATAAAAGATTATTTCATACAAGATTCGAAATAGAATTCCTCTCAAGGATTAGTTAAAGGATTATGATCGTCTCCTTTATCTCTCATTGTGAGAGTGATAcatacaaaaatcatttttatgaatttatataCAGCTgagtaaaacaatatttttctatGTATCACTCTCAACCTGAAAACAAAgcagaaaacaaaaaattgagaaTCTTAATCCTTAGTTAAACACCATTAAGAGGTGTCTTACGTATATCCATGTCACGTCTGAAAAGTATTGGTCGCCAAAAACACATCTGAGAAGTATGGCTAACGCTAGGGAGGCATCGGGGGGTTTATTAGATTTAATATTTTGGGAAATAAAAGCTAAAAAAAAGAATAGGGTATGTGGGAAGTAAAAGGAGGTGTATTTAACAATGCTCAAATATAATCATCTTATTTATCCATGGTGAATGGATCCAACCCACCCCAAAATTCAAAAACCGGACCCAAACTCAACCACGTTCAGTTCCCCCACACACAACACAAATCACAAAACttcctcaaaaaaaaaaaaaaaaaaactacaaaacaGAGAGATTGAAACTGAGTAGAATCAGCATCGTTCCAGAAAGTGAAACAGAAGAAGGAGAAAGAGAATAATCGAGGAAGGTAAAAATGACGGAAGCGTTGATAAGGAAGAAGCCAGGTATGGCTAGCGTTAAGGACATGCCGCTTCTCCAAGACGGTCCACCTCCCGGCGGGTTCGCTCCAGCCCGGTTTGCTCGCCGAATCCCTAACTCCGGTCCGAGTGCTCTTTTCATGTTCCTCACTACCTTTGGTGCTTTCTCTTGGGGCATGTACCAGGTCGGCCAGGGTAACAAGATCCGAAGGTAGCTTGCTCTCTTTTTTCATTTTcgattttcattttataaattattagggTTCAAATTTAACTCTTAAATGGAGATCAAGTTTAATTGAAGGATTCTGTCCTTTTTCCACATCGTGATATCAATGTACAGTGGAAAGAATAGAGGATTTGAAATTGGCGTCGATGTTGATGTCTCCTTTAAATGATTTACAAATGAATACGCTTTTtcgttgttatttttttattttaattcatttgttTGTTTGGGCTGTTTTACTCAATTGCATCTATGTTTGGGAAACACTAATCCAATTTATTTGTTAGTTAGTTAGTGGAGATCAGCTTGTTAGAGAggaaggatgttttatggaggtTGTTAGTTGCAGACAGTTGAAAATAgatgtttgttcaaattctgtaATGATACAGCGTGGTAACACCTTTATAGCTTCTATTTGACAAGTACTAAATATCGTACCGCGGAACAAAATGTTCAAATTCTGATATGATATAGCGTCCTTACAGCCACTATTTGATATCATTGGTTATATGTAAACTAGTATAGACCGACTCCGTCATTACTGTGCAAGAGCATGAATTGGGGGAAAAGAGAGAATCAGAGGTGTAAAATATCGCTGTGTCATTAGAGAAAGACTTTTCTTAGGATACATAAATAgatagataatagtgaggattGAGTGGAAGTTAGGGCCACTGAGAAACAGTGGTGTAGACTCTTGAAGTTCTGTAATTGAGGAATGTGTTCCTATTCTTTGTAATAAAATATCGTGTTCCTAGTATAGGATGATACTAA
The genomic region above belongs to Cicer arietinum cultivar CDC Frontier isolate Library 1 chromosome 4, Cicar.CDCFrontier_v2.0, whole genome shotgun sequence and contains:
- the LOC101508452 gene encoding NADH dehydrogenase [ubiquinone] 1 alpha subcomplex subunit 13-B, translating into MTEALIRKKPGMASVKDMPLLQDGPPPGGFAPARFARRIPNSGPSALFMFLTTFGAFSWGMYQVGQGNKIRRALKEEKYAARRAILPVLQAEEDERFVREWHKYLEYEADVMKDVPGWKVGESVYHSGRWVPPASSELRPEVW